GCCCCAGTTGTAGGGAGAGTATGTATGGACTACATCATGGTAGATGTAACGGGGTTACCTGTTAACATAGGAGATGAAGTAGTGCTCTATGCCCTAAAAGGTGATAATACAGTGGATAATTTAGCCCCTTTAATCGATACTATCAACTATGAATTGGTATGTGCCATATCTAAGCGAGTTCCAAGAATTTACAGGGGTTTGGAAAGCTAAAACATTGCATAAAAATACTAGTCACGGTATAATATTTTATATGTACGTTTATGGGAAAGTATTGACAGGAGGTGCCCTCTATGGCTCAAACAAGACGGGTTATGATTACAGTTCCTGATAATCTTTTACAGGAATTAGATAGAATCGTTAAAAATGACAAGTTAAATCGAAGCCAACTTATACGGGAGGCGGTAAAATTGTATCTTGGAGAAAGGTATAAAAATCAACAAAGGCTATTAAATAGAGAATGGATGCAAAGGGGCTACATGGAAATGGCTGATATAAACTTAACCCTTGCCAATGAAGCTATCAGTGCGGAAAACGAAGCTGCTTCAGTGACAGAACAGATGGTTTGTGGAGCGTGATTATAATGTCTGTTAAAAGAGGGGATGTATACTATGCCGATTTAAGTCCTGTTGTGGGCTCTGAACAGGGGGGGATTCGGCCAGTCCTAGTTATTCAAAATGATGTAGGCAATAAATTTAGCCCTACAGTAATTGTGGCAGCGATCACTTCTCAAATCCAAAAGGCAAAACTTCCTACCCATGTAGAAGTTGAAGCAGAAAAATACGGTTTAGAAAAGGATTCAGTAATTTTACTAGAGCAAATTCGCACAATCGATAAACAAAGACTTAATGAAAAAGTTGCCCATATAGGGGAAGAAAAAATGGGAAAAATCAATGAAGCTTTATTAATTAGTTTGGGTTTGATAGATTTCTAAAAGACGGGTAAAGAAGAAACCGTCTTTTTTGCTTTTCAAAGTTAAAATATTACTAAAGCAACACTTTAATAAAATCTAGGAGAATTTAATTTATAAATTAGAAATATTTATTTACAGGCCGAAAAATTAGGGAAGATTATAAATAATAGGTAATTGTGAAACTATAAGATAAAAATTTACAGTTAGCATTCAATAGTGGAAGATATAGGAAAACAAAGAGTACCAGAGAATGAATTTAATCAAGGAAGGTCTGAATTTTATTG
The sequence above is a segment of the Anaerobranca californiensis DSM 14826 genome. Coding sequences within it:
- a CDS encoding CopG family ribbon-helix-helix protein gives rise to the protein MAQTRRVMITVPDNLLQELDRIVKNDKLNRSQLIREAVKLYLGERYKNQQRLLNREWMQRGYMEMADINLTLANEAISAENEAASVTEQMVCGA
- a CDS encoding type II toxin-antitoxin system PemK/MazF family toxin; this encodes MSVKRGDVYYADLSPVVGSEQGGIRPVLVIQNDVGNKFSPTVIVAAITSQIQKAKLPTHVEVEAEKYGLEKDSVILLEQIRTIDKQRLNEKVAHIGEEKMGKINEALLISLGLIDF